In Rouxiella sp. WC2420, the following proteins share a genomic window:
- the fis gene encoding DNA-binding transcriptional regulator Fis: MFEQRVNSDVLTVSTVNSQDQVTQKPLRDSVKQALKGYFAQLNGQDVNDLYELVLAEVEQPLLDMVMQYTRGNQTRAALMMGINRGTLRKKLKKYGMN, translated from the coding sequence ATGTTCGAACAACGCGTGAATTCTGATGTACTGACCGTTTCTACCGTTAATTCTCAGGATCAGGTAACCCAAAAACCCCTGCGTGACTCGGTAAAACAAGCACTTAAGGGCTATTTTGCTCAACTGAACGGTCAAGACGTCAATGACCTGTATGAGCTGGTATTGGCTGAAGTTGAACAGCCACTGCTGGACATGGTGATGCAGTACACCCGTGGCAACCAGACTCGTGCAGCCCTGATGATGGGTATCAACCGCGGTACTCTGCGTAAGAAACTGAAAAAATACGGCATGAACTGA
- a CDS encoding amino acid ABC transporter ATP-binding protein, with the protein MTEHNVIETKKMMITLEDVNKWYGQFHVLKGINLNVTSGERIVLCGPSGSGKSTTIRCINHLEEHQQGRIVVDGTELNDDLRNIERIRTEVGMVFQHFNLFPHLTVLQNCTLAPCWVRKMPKKEAEELAMKYLHRVRIAEHAHKFPGQLSGGQQQRVAIARSLCMKPKIMLFDEPTSALDPEMVKEVLDTMIGLADEGMTMLCVTHEMGFARTVADRVIFMDRGEIVEQAPPEEFFANPKSVRTREFLAQIIH; encoded by the coding sequence ATGACCGAACATAACGTCATTGAAACTAAAAAAATGATGATCACGCTGGAAGACGTTAATAAGTGGTACGGGCAGTTCCACGTATTAAAAGGCATCAACCTAAACGTCACTTCGGGCGAGCGTATCGTCCTGTGCGGGCCTTCGGGTTCCGGTAAATCGACGACTATTCGCTGCATTAATCATCTTGAAGAACATCAGCAGGGTCGCATCGTGGTAGACGGTACAGAGCTAAACGATGATTTGCGCAACATTGAGCGCATCAGAACCGAAGTCGGCATGGTGTTTCAGCACTTCAACCTGTTCCCGCACCTGACGGTATTGCAGAACTGTACTCTGGCGCCTTGCTGGGTGCGCAAAATGCCGAAGAAAGAAGCGGAAGAACTGGCCATGAAATACCTGCACCGCGTGCGTATCGCCGAGCATGCGCACAAGTTTCCCGGCCAGCTTTCAGGCGGACAGCAGCAGCGCGTGGCGATCGCCCGTTCTCTGTGTATGAAGCCGAAAATAATGCTGTTTGATGAACCCACCTCGGCGCTGGACCCGGAGATGGTGAAGGAAGTGCTGGATACCATGATTGGTCTGGCAGACGAAGGTATGACCATGCTGTGTGTGACCCACGAGATGGGCTTTGCGCGCACGGTGGCAGACCGGGTTATCTTTATGGACCGTGGAGAAATTGTCGAGCAGGCACCGCCGGAAGAGTTCTTTGCCAATCCAAAATCGGTAAGAACTCGTGAATTCCTGGCGCAGATTATTCACTGA
- a CDS encoding amino acid ABC transporter permease codes for MTMTTVPHSVRGAKPGTPIGNAVLWARKNLFSSWFNSLLTLFFFWLLWELVPPLLNWVIFKANWVGSTRADCTKDGACWVFIHARFGQFMYGLYPPDQRWRINTTLIVGLLSLVPMFLSAMPRRGLYIACWAVAFPVFTWFMLYGGYFGLSRVETYQWGGLTLTLVIAAVGIAGALPLGILLALARRSSLPIVRILSVIFIEFWRGVPLITVLFMSSVMLPLFMSEGTSIDKLVRALVGVVLFQSAYVAEVVRGGLQALPKGQTEAAQSLALGYWRTQMLVILPQALKMVIPGLVNTIIALFKDTSLVIIIGLMDFFSSVQQATVAPEWLGMSTEGYVFAAAVYWIFCFSMSRYSQHLERRFHTGHSAH; via the coding sequence ATGACGATGACAACTGTCCCTCACTCCGTCAGAGGTGCCAAGCCCGGTACGCCAATAGGCAACGCCGTGCTCTGGGCACGTAAGAACCTGTTTTCCAGCTGGTTTAACAGCTTGCTGACCCTGTTCTTCTTTTGGCTGCTGTGGGAGCTGGTCCCGCCGCTGTTGAACTGGGTGATTTTTAAGGCCAACTGGGTCGGCAGCACCCGTGCAGACTGTACCAAAGACGGTGCCTGCTGGGTGTTTATCCACGCCCGTTTCGGTCAGTTTATGTATGGACTTTACCCGCCCGATCAACGCTGGCGCATTAATACCACGTTAATCGTTGGGCTGCTGTCGCTGGTGCCGATGTTCCTTTCGGCCATGCCGCGCCGGGGTTTGTATATTGCCTGCTGGGCAGTGGCCTTTCCGGTGTTTACCTGGTTCATGCTGTATGGCGGTTATTTCGGCCTCAGCCGCGTTGAGACCTATCAATGGGGCGGACTCACCCTGACGCTGGTGATCGCCGCCGTGGGCATTGCCGGAGCACTTCCGCTGGGGATCCTGCTAGCCCTGGCGCGCCGCTCGAGTCTGCCGATTGTGCGCATCCTGTCAGTGATCTTTATCGAGTTCTGGCGCGGCGTGCCGCTGATCACTGTGCTGTTTATGTCGTCGGTGATGCTACCGCTGTTTATGAGTGAAGGCACCAGCATCGACAAGCTGGTGCGTGCGCTGGTTGGCGTGGTGCTGTTCCAGTCGGCGTATGTTGCCGAAGTGGTGCGCGGCGGCCTGCAGGCACTGCCAAAAGGTCAGACCGAGGCCGCACAGTCATTGGCTTTGGGCTACTGGAGAACCCAGATGCTGGTTATCTTGCCGCAGGCTTTGAAGATGGTAATACCCGGTTTGGTCAACACCATTATCGCGTTGTTCAAAGATACCAGTCTGGTAATCATCATTGGTCTGATGGACTTTTTCAGCAGCGTTCAGCAGGCGACCGTCGCCCCTGAATGGCTGGGAATGTCGACCGAAGGCTACGTCTTTGCCGCTGCCGTTTACTGGATTTTCTGTTTTAGCATGTCGCGTTATAGCCAACATTTGGAAAGACGCTTTCACACCGGGCACTCCGCACACTGA
- a CDS encoding amino acid ABC transporter substrate-binding protein, protein MKKILLSTLIAAASFVTLAGQAHAGTTLDAIKKNGFIKCGISDGLPGFSSKDDKGNITGLDVDVCRAVAAALFGDATKVKYTPLTAKERFTALQSGEVDILSRNTTWTSSRDGGMGMIFAGVNYYDGIGFLTHKKADLKSAKELDGATVCLQAGTDTELNVADYFKANKMTFTPVTFDRSSDSAKALESGRCDTLSSDQSQLYALRQSLGKPDDYIVLPEVISKEPLGPVVRRGDEDWLEIVRWSLFAMLNAEEMGVTSQNVEAMAANPTTPDMGNLLGKTGTYGADLKLPNDFVVKIVKQVGNYGESFDRNVGMGSPLKIARGQNALWNKGGIQYAPPVR, encoded by the coding sequence ATGAAAAAAATACTGCTCTCAACGCTGATTGCCGCCGCAAGTTTCGTTACCCTGGCTGGACAGGCTCACGCCGGAACGACTCTGGACGCAATTAAGAAAAACGGCTTTATCAAATGCGGTATCAGCGACGGTTTGCCTGGTTTCTCTTCCAAGGACGACAAGGGAAACATCACCGGTCTCGACGTTGACGTTTGCCGTGCAGTCGCGGCTGCGCTATTCGGCGATGCGACCAAAGTGAAATACACCCCACTGACGGCGAAAGAGCGCTTTACCGCGTTACAGTCAGGTGAAGTAGACATCCTCTCCCGTAACACTACCTGGACCTCATCCCGCGATGGCGGCATGGGCATGATTTTCGCTGGCGTAAACTATTACGACGGCATCGGCTTCCTGACGCACAAGAAAGCCGACCTCAAGAGCGCGAAAGAGCTGGACGGCGCAACTGTCTGCCTGCAGGCCGGTACTGACACCGAGTTGAACGTAGCCGACTACTTCAAAGCCAACAAAATGACCTTCACACCGGTCACCTTCGACCGTTCGAGCGACAGCGCCAAAGCGCTGGAATCTGGCCGTTGCGATACGCTGTCTTCTGATCAGTCTCAACTGTATGCATTGCGCCAGTCTCTGGGCAAACCCGATGACTACATCGTACTGCCAGAAGTCATTTCCAAAGAACCTCTCGGCCCTGTGGTGCGTCGCGGTGACGAAGACTGGCTGGAAATCGTGCGCTGGTCACTGTTTGCCATGCTGAATGCCGAAGAGATGGGCGTAACCTCGCAAAATGTTGAAGCGATGGCAGCCAATCCAACCACGCCAGACATGGGCAACCTGCTGGGTAAAACTGGAACTTACGGCGCAGACCTGAAACTGCCTAACGATTTCGTGGTGAAAATCGTTAAACAGGTGGGTAACTATGGTGAAAGTTTCGACCGCAACGTCGGTATGGGCAGCCCGCTGAAAATTGCTCGTGGCCAGAATGCGCTGTGGAACAAAGGCGGTATCCAGTACGCACCACCGGTTCGTTAA
- a CDS encoding CidA/LrgA family protein — translation MMLALRMKAPSLLTRFQVPIQVVLYALLFMLADRLVILLHLPLPANIVGMLMLLLLIAFRILPVGWVKAGSTWLLAEMLLFFVPAVVAVVNYAQLLMVEGWKIFLVIGISTLLTLAATSLVVDRVYQFELRMAEKKNAAAMEKAEHD, via the coding sequence ATGATGTTGGCGTTGCGCATGAAAGCGCCGTCGTTGCTCACTCGCTTTCAGGTCCCGATTCAGGTCGTGCTTTATGCGCTACTTTTTATGCTGGCCGATCGTCTGGTGATTTTGCTGCACCTGCCACTGCCGGCCAATATTGTCGGTATGTTGATGCTTTTGCTGCTTATTGCATTCCGAATACTGCCTGTTGGCTGGGTTAAAGCCGGGTCAACCTGGCTGTTGGCCGAGATGCTGCTGTTTTTTGTGCCCGCCGTGGTGGCAGTGGTTAATTACGCCCAATTGCTGATGGTCGAAGGCTGGAAAATTTTTCTGGTGATTGGCATCAGTACGCTGTTAACCCTTGCAGCAACCTCGTTAGTGGTGGACCGGGTTTATCAGTTCGAGCTCAGAATGGCAGAAAAGAAAAATGCCGCCGCGATGGAAAAGGCTGAGCATGACTGA
- a CDS encoding LysR substrate-binding domain-containing protein: MDVRTLRYFVEVVRQQSFTRAAEKLFVTQPTISKMLRNLEEELECTLLLREGRRLRLTDSGQALYQRGLNILEEFRQLEAELEDINDVKRGLLRLGVPPMVGTQMAPLIGEFRQRYPGIELIISEFGGLTVQQAVLNGELDLALTALPIDPGLPITSQLLFSHPLYVVVPRTSCWLDRSAVAIAELAEESILIYNEDFALYRQLLDAFSAHGFTPKIAARSGQWDFLAAMVEAGMGIAILPEPICQRLDDAKLLCLPLAPTLLWQLGLIWRQGSYLSQSAQAWIARSREFWPESILPPTSRND, from the coding sequence ATGGACGTTCGCACCCTGCGCTATTTTGTTGAAGTCGTACGCCAGCAGAGTTTTACTCGTGCGGCAGAAAAACTGTTTGTGACTCAGCCGACAATTAGCAAAATGTTGCGTAATCTTGAGGAGGAGCTTGAATGCACGTTATTGCTCCGCGAAGGGCGGCGACTGCGGTTAACCGACAGTGGACAGGCGTTGTACCAGCGTGGATTGAACATTCTGGAAGAGTTTCGCCAACTAGAAGCTGAACTGGAAGACATCAACGACGTAAAGCGTGGATTGCTGCGCCTTGGCGTTCCACCGATGGTCGGCACGCAGATGGCACCGCTGATTGGCGAATTTCGTCAGCGCTATCCGGGTATTGAACTGATTATTTCAGAGTTTGGCGGACTGACGGTACAGCAGGCGGTTTTGAACGGTGAGCTGGATTTGGCACTCACCGCCCTGCCTATCGATCCCGGCTTGCCCATCACCTCTCAACTTTTATTCAGCCACCCGCTTTACGTGGTAGTTCCTCGGACCTCTTGCTGGCTTGATCGCAGCGCGGTTGCCATTGCCGAATTAGCCGAAGAAAGTATCCTCATCTATAACGAAGACTTTGCGCTTTATCGCCAGTTACTGGATGCCTTTAGCGCCCACGGATTCACGCCAAAGATTGCCGCACGCAGCGGTCAGTGGGATTTCCTTGCGGCGATGGTCGAAGCGGGAATGGGGATTGCTATTCTGCCCGAGCCGATTTGCCAGCGTCTGGATGACGCGAAGCTGCTTTGCTTGCCGCTGGCGCCGACTTTGTTGTGGCAGTTGGGCCTGATTTGGCGTCAGGGCAGTTATCTGTCTCAAAGCGCGCAGGCATGGATCGCACGCAGTCGTGAATTCTGGCCCGAGAGTATTTTGCCGCCAACCAGCCGCAACGATTAA
- the dusB gene encoding tRNA dihydrouridine synthase DusB, with amino-acid sequence MRIGHHQLTNCLIAAPMAGITDRPFRALCHSMGAGMAVSEMLSSNPEVWRTDKSRLRMVHSDESGIRAVQIAGCDPEDMAAAARINVEAGAQIIDINMGCPAKKVNRKLAGSALLQYPDLVEQILRSVVNAVDVPVTLKIRTGWDPENRNCVKIAQLAEDCGIQALTIHGRTRACLFNGEAEYNSIRTVKQSVSIPIIANGDITDPHKARAVLDYTGADALMIGRAAQGRPWIFREIQHYLDTGELLPPPPLGEVQRLMIGHVRELHDFYGQGKGFRIARKHVSWYLQEHAPNDQFRRSFNAIEDASEQLEALEAYFENLA; translated from the coding sequence ATGCGCATTGGACACCACCAGCTTACAAATTGCCTGATTGCCGCCCCAATGGCCGGTATTACAGACCGACCGTTTCGTGCCTTATGTCATTCAATGGGTGCTGGAATGGCAGTATCCGAAATGCTGTCCTCTAATCCAGAGGTCTGGCGTACGGATAAGTCGCGTTTGCGTATGGTACATAGTGATGAGTCAGGGATACGCGCCGTGCAGATTGCCGGTTGTGACCCTGAAGATATGGCCGCCGCCGCCCGTATTAACGTGGAGGCCGGTGCTCAGATCATTGACATCAATATGGGTTGCCCAGCCAAGAAAGTGAACCGCAAACTGGCAGGCTCTGCGTTGCTACAGTACCCGGATCTGGTCGAACAGATCCTCCGGTCAGTGGTTAACGCGGTTGATGTGCCGGTCACGTTGAAAATTCGTACTGGTTGGGATCCGGAAAACCGGAATTGTGTAAAGATTGCCCAATTGGCTGAAGACTGTGGTATTCAGGCCTTGACGATTCATGGCCGAACCCGTGCCTGCCTCTTTAATGGAGAAGCAGAGTACAACAGTATTCGGACAGTTAAGCAGAGTGTTTCCATTCCGATTATCGCGAATGGCGACATAACTGACCCGCATAAAGCCAGAGCGGTGCTCGACTACACTGGAGCTGATGCTCTGATGATAGGACGTGCCGCTCAGGGGAGACCCTGGATCTTCCGGGAAATCCAGCATTATCTGGACACAGGGGAGCTGTTACCGCCGCCACCACTTGGGGAAGTACAGCGCTTGATGATAGGGCACGTACGGGAACTGCACGACTTTTATGGTCAAGGCAAAGGATTCCGTATCGCCCGTAAGCACGTCTCCTGGTATTTACAGGAACATGCCCCGAATGACCAGTTTCGGCGCTCCTTCAACGCCATAGAGGATGCCAGCGAACAGCTGGAGGCGTTGGAAGCATATTTCGAAAATCTTGCGTAA
- the prmA gene encoding 50S ribosomal protein L11 methyltransferase yields the protein MPWIQLKINTNAQDAETLSDALTESGAVSVTFLDTHDNPVFEPLPGETLLWGDTDAIGLYDAETDMEMVVAILENEPLLGKGFAHKIEQLEDKDWEREWMDNFHPMRFGERLWICPSWRDVPDPTAVNVMLDPGLAFGTGTHPTTAMCLQWLDGLDLEGKTVIDFGCGSGILAIAALKLGAAQAIGIDIDPQAIQASRDNAQRNGVSERLSLYLPQDQPDNLSAYVVVANILAGPLRELAPLISVLPVTGGHLGLSGVLASQAAGVAEAYQNTFTLDPVAEKEEWCRITGVKKA from the coding sequence ATGCCTTGGATCCAACTGAAAATTAATACCAACGCTCAGGACGCAGAAACGCTCAGCGATGCCCTGACCGAAAGCGGCGCGGTGTCTGTGACTTTCCTCGATACCCATGATAATCCGGTATTCGAACCGCTGCCGGGCGAAACCTTGCTGTGGGGCGATACCGATGCCATCGGCCTGTATGATGCCGAAACAGATATGGAAATGGTGGTGGCGATTCTGGAAAACGAACCGCTGCTGGGTAAAGGCTTTGCGCACAAAATCGAACAGCTGGAAGACAAAGATTGGGAACGCGAGTGGATGGATAACTTCCACCCGATGCGTTTTGGCGAGCGCCTATGGATTTGCCCAAGCTGGCGCGACGTGCCGGATCCGACCGCGGTTAACGTAATGCTCGACCCTGGTCTGGCCTTTGGTACCGGCACGCATCCGACTACCGCGATGTGCCTGCAATGGCTCGACGGACTGGACCTCGAAGGCAAAACGGTAATCGACTTCGGCTGTGGTTCAGGCATTTTGGCAATTGCCGCACTAAAGCTCGGCGCTGCTCAGGCTATCGGTATCGATATCGATCCGCAGGCTATTCAGGCAAGTCGCGACAACGCGCAACGTAACGGTGTCTCAGAGCGTTTGTCACTGTATCTGCCTCAGGACCAGCCCGACAATCTTTCCGCCTATGTGGTGGTGGCCAACATCCTTGCTGGCCCTCTGCGCGAGCTGGCACCGCTAATCAGCGTGCTTCCGGTAACCGGAGGTCATCTTGGCCTTTCCGGCGTTCTGGCGAGTCAGGCAGCGGGCGTGGCTGAAGCTTACCAGAATACATTCACTCTGGACCCGGTGGCCGAGAAAGAAGAATGGTGCCGTATTACCGGCGTTAAAAAAGCCTGA
- a CDS encoding amino acid ABC transporter permease, which produces MSQRPSEKVAFTLRNPAVRAWLYQILAVVLLVAFFGYLLHNTITNLTTRGITSGFEFLSRGAGFGIVQHLISYDEGDTYGRVFFIGLLNTLLVSALCIVFASILGFIVGLGRLSDNWLIRKLCTVYIETFRNIPPLLQIFFWYFAVLRNLPGPRQSLNAFNTIFASNRGLYMPSPEMATGFWAAVIALVLAVGGILFLKRYNHFRQVHTGLVWRIWPWCVLMLVLFPAISHLIFGPALHWDIPKLKGFNFGGGVVLIPELGALTLALSVYTSTFIAEVIRSGIQSVSYGQHEAARSLGLPNPVTLRQVILPQAMRVIIPPLTSQYLNIVKNSSLAAAIGYPDMVSLFAGTVLNQTGQAIETIAITMSVYLIISLVISFLMNIYNRRIALVER; this is translated from the coding sequence ATGTCGCAACGCCCATCCGAAAAAGTCGCGTTTACACTGCGTAATCCTGCAGTTCGCGCCTGGTTGTACCAAATTCTCGCGGTGGTGTTGCTGGTGGCCTTTTTTGGCTACCTGTTACACAACACGATTACCAATCTAACGACGCGAGGGATCACCTCGGGATTTGAATTCTTGAGCCGCGGTGCCGGTTTTGGCATCGTCCAACACCTGATAAGTTATGACGAAGGCGATACCTACGGGCGCGTCTTTTTTATCGGCCTGCTGAATACCTTACTGGTGTCGGCGCTGTGTATAGTTTTTGCGTCCATTCTCGGCTTTATCGTGGGGTTGGGAAGACTCTCCGACAACTGGCTTATTCGCAAACTGTGTACCGTCTACATTGAGACATTCCGCAACATTCCGCCTCTGCTGCAAATCTTCTTCTGGTATTTCGCCGTGTTGCGCAATTTACCGGGACCGCGCCAGAGCCTGAATGCGTTCAATACCATTTTTGCCAGCAATCGTGGCCTGTACATGCCTTCACCGGAGATGGCGACAGGTTTTTGGGCAGCCGTGATTGCGTTAGTGCTGGCCGTTGGCGGGATCCTGTTCCTGAAACGCTATAACCATTTCCGCCAGGTTCACACCGGGCTGGTATGGCGTATCTGGCCGTGGTGCGTGCTAATGCTGGTGCTGTTTCCGGCCATCTCTCATCTGATTTTCGGACCCGCACTGCACTGGGATATTCCAAAACTTAAAGGTTTTAACTTTGGCGGCGGCGTGGTGCTTATCCCCGAACTCGGCGCGTTAACGCTGGCGCTGTCGGTGTATACCTCGACGTTTATCGCCGAAGTGATCCGTTCCGGTATTCAGTCTGTTTCTTATGGACAACATGAAGCGGCTCGCTCGCTGGGACTGCCAAATCCGGTCACCCTGCGACAGGTTATCTTGCCGCAGGCGATGCGAGTGATCATCCCACCGTTGACCAGCCAATATCTCAATATTGTCAAAAACTCCTCGCTGGCTGCGGCCATCGGTTATCCAGACATGGTGTCGCTGTTTGCCGGTACGGTGCTGAATCAGACCGGTCAGGCAATCGAAACTATCGCCATCACGATGTCGGTTTACCTGATTATCAGTCTGGTGATTTCGTTCTTGATGAACATTTATAACCGCCGCATCGCGCTGGTTGAGCGTTAA
- a CDS encoding LrgB family protein, whose protein sequence is MTDLILSVLCFAVTLGLYYANKRLYRWRRTLLFMPLVFTPIVLVVLLVVTRVSYQDYIGETHWLLWLLGPSTIAFAVPVYENMAIIRRHWISLSAGVLTAVIVAVFSSVWLARMLTLPEEIQRSLAVRSITTPFALAAAKQEGGQPDLVALFVVITGVFGMAVGDLLFLRLAVRSALAKGAGLGAASHGAGTAKAYLLGPQEGVVSSLVMMLAGVLTVVIAPLIGRYMW, encoded by the coding sequence ATGACTGATCTGATATTAAGTGTTCTGTGCTTCGCTGTGACGCTGGGGCTGTATTACGCCAATAAACGACTTTACCGCTGGCGAAGAACGCTGCTTTTTATGCCGTTGGTGTTTACCCCGATTGTGCTGGTCGTGCTGCTGGTGGTGACTCGGGTTTCCTATCAGGATTATATCGGTGAGACCCATTGGCTGCTGTGGCTGCTAGGGCCATCGACTATTGCCTTCGCGGTACCGGTCTATGAAAACATGGCGATTATTCGCCGTCATTGGATTTCATTATCCGCAGGTGTGTTGACGGCCGTTATCGTGGCGGTATTTAGCTCGGTGTGGCTGGCGCGTATGTTGACTCTGCCGGAAGAGATTCAGCGCAGTCTGGCCGTGCGATCCATTACTACGCCATTTGCATTGGCTGCGGCTAAACAAGAGGGCGGTCAGCCTGATTTAGTCGCGCTATTTGTCGTTATAACTGGCGTATTTGGCATGGCGGTTGGCGACCTGTTGTTCCTGCGTCTGGCAGTGCGTAGCGCGCTGGCGAAAGGGGCTGGTTTAGGGGCCGCGTCTCACGGAGCGGGCACGGCAAAAGCCTATCTATTGGGTCCACAGGAAGGTGTCGTCTCTAGCCTGGTAATGATGCTGGCGGGTGTGTTGACTGTAGTAATAGCACCGCTGATTGGGCGATATATGTGGTAA
- the lpxP gene encoding kdo(2)-lipid IV(A) palmitoleoyltransferase: MTAPTQSFKKSFLRPRYWLTWFGLGVLFLLVQLPYPVLYRLGVWLGRTSMRFLKRRVSITRRNLELCFPDMPSDVIEQKIVKNFESLGMGLLETGMAWFWSDTRVKRWFEVSGLNHLKMAQQGNQGVLVIGVHFMSLELGGRAMGLCQPMMAMYRPHNNKAMEFVQTWGRLRSNKAMLDRKDLRGMVHALKKGEAVWFAPDQDYGPRGSVFAPLFAVDQAATTSGTFMLARLAKPALVSVVLIRKDKGAGYDLVIQPALTGYPIDDELAAAAYMNRVVEKEIMRAPEQYLWLHRRFKTRPEGAPSLY, encoded by the coding sequence ATGACCGCTCCAACCCAAAGTTTTAAAAAGTCTTTTTTACGTCCCCGCTACTGGCTGACCTGGTTTGGCCTGGGCGTACTGTTTTTGCTGGTTCAGCTACCCTATCCGGTTTTATATCGTCTTGGCGTCTGGCTCGGCCGCACGTCCATGCGTTTTCTTAAACGCCGCGTTTCTATTACGCGCCGCAATTTAGAGCTGTGCTTTCCCGATATGCCCAGCGATGTCATTGAGCAAAAAATAGTTAAAAATTTCGAGTCTCTCGGCATGGGTCTGCTAGAAACGGGTATGGCCTGGTTCTGGTCCGATACCCGCGTCAAACGCTGGTTTGAAGTCAGCGGCCTAAACCATCTGAAAATGGCTCAGCAAGGCAATCAGGGCGTGTTGGTTATCGGCGTTCACTTTATGTCACTTGAACTTGGTGGCCGCGCTATGGGCCTCTGCCAGCCGATGATGGCGATGTATCGACCACACAACAACAAAGCGATGGAGTTTGTTCAAACCTGGGGTCGTCTGCGCTCGAACAAAGCGATGCTGGATCGCAAAGACTTACGCGGAATGGTTCACGCGCTTAAAAAGGGTGAAGCGGTCTGGTTTGCCCCAGATCAGGACTACGGCCCGCGCGGCAGCGTATTTGCTCCGCTGTTTGCTGTCGATCAAGCCGCAACGACCAGTGGAACGTTTATGCTGGCCCGTCTGGCAAAACCGGCGCTAGTTTCAGTTGTTCTGATCCGCAAAGACAAAGGCGCGGGTTATGACCTGGTTATCCAGCCTGCCCTCACCGGTTATCCAATCGATGATGAGTTGGCGGCAGCGGCGTATATGAACCGCGTTGTCGAAAAAGAAATCATGCGTGCGCCGGAGCAATACCTTTGGCTACACCGCCGCTTCAAAACTCGTCCTGAGGGCGCACCTTCGCTCTATTGA